Part of the Pseudobacteriovorax antillogorgiicola genome is shown below.
AAAAGGCGAAAATCGGTAGGCCACTTTTTCGAAAGCTCCGGCTGGGAAGTATAAGTTATTGTAAATAAGGGGAAAAATTGAGCTTGAAAACTGATGAATTTAGGCCAAAGCCTCTAGTCTAGGAGCCGGCAGTATTACGAAAAAGGCTGAATTTATTTAAGAAATTTTCCTTGGAAGAATTTCAATCAGAGCCGAAACCTAGAGGAAAGGAGGCATGCCTTGAAAAAGATTCTCTGTGTTAAAGACCATCATTGCAATGACGAATTTATTGCTCAGTCATTCAGCAAACAAGGTATGAAAGTAGCAAAGGCCTATGGCTTTCAGGAGTCTTTTCATATCATGAGAACATTCGTTCCCGATGCTGTGCTGGTGGATATCAAGTCGTTGGAAGAGGAAAGCGGCAAGCAGTTCGTTCAGAATCTAAGGGACAATAATCGTCTGAGTCACATTCCCATTGTGGGGATTTTCGATTGTGACTTACCAGAAGATCTCACGCGCTATCGCACCTGGGGCTGTGATGAATTCTTTTCTAAAGAGCAAGACTTGGCTGATATCTCGCGGTTGGTGAATCAGGTCATTGAACAATCGCAATTAAAGATTCCAAAAATCCTGTTGATGGAGGATGACCCTGATCTTAAAAATATTCTCAAAGATGCATTGGAACCAATCGGTGTGGCAGTCATCGATGTTTGCAATGGTTTTGACGCTATTCGGATTTTCAAAAATCAAAAATTTGATATGCTCATCACAGATATCATGGTGAAAGGCTTGAATGGCTTCCAGCTGATTGAAATGGTTAGCAAGGAGGCTCCTGACATTCCCATTATTGTGATCACAGGAGCCTACCCGAAAGGGTTTGATTCCTTTGCGACGAAACTTGGTATCAACACTCACTTTCAGAAACCCTTTGATATGGAGCTGTTCGCAGGATCCATAGCGGAGATTTTGCAGAACCAAAGAGATGTCGCTCAAAAAATATCTATGGAACTATAAATTTCATGGGGTCTTGCCAGCACGTTTCTTATAGAACCCTTCAAACCAAGTCACCCATTTCATGGTTTTCGGGTCTTGCTGGCTAAAATATTGTCGGACTCGCTTGTCTTTGAGTTGTTGCCACTCACCGCGAAATGGGAAGGTCTTTTTGGTTTTGGCATAATATATGGTGCCTTCCATGGCTATGCCTTGCTCCTTCGCTTCGCCCTTTAAGTGGATGATAGTACCATCAGCACTGACCCAGTGCTGAACCCACTGCTGCAATTGGGGGTCGTAGTAATTCATACTAGAGCCTTTAAGGCCTTTTTTCCCTGTCCAGGACTCAAGAATCAAACACTCGTTCACTCGAGTGATCTCATTCAGACCGGCTTCTTTGCCATTCGCAGTGCGGACATCCCAAGTTCCCAGCCAGAAGTTAAATGCTTGATGGTTGGGCTTACTACATGGCTTTGGCTTCGACCATGTGATTGTCGCAAGCCCCAGTAGAATCGAAAATAGCGTAAGTTTCATCTGTCACCTCGATACGATGGGTTTTGACAAACCTTACGAACTTCCTTGAGAAAGGTCAACAGTCCTTAGCTAAATTGGATTAAGGTGTTTTGAAAACCAGGAAGATGAAACGGTCTCCTGGGTATAGTTGGACTTTAGACTTGAACTCAAGCCTGATGTGAAAACCCATGTGAGATCAAAATTTTTCGGTATGTGCCATCGTCCATAATTTTTTTCAGCCCTAAGTTGAAGGCATCAATGAGTTTCTTGCTATTGGTTAATTTCTTGCTCGCCAGAATATAGAGCTTGTTGGCGGAAAGAATGGGATCAAGGAAGACAAATTCTCCCTTTACTGGGTGACTCGCTTCGTATCTTGCTAGTTCGTAGCTAAAAATACCTTCAGCCATAACAACAAAGTCAAGACGACCGTTGATTAACTTTTTAATATTCAATTCCGGTGACTTAGCCACCTGCTTCTGGAGGTAAGTCGCTGCGTCGAATTCATCGCCATTAGCAAACCCTCTTGATATTCCAATTTTATACTTCTTGAGTTCTTTTAGGCTATTGTACCGTGTAATCCCTGTTTTTTTCTGTCCGATGATTCGAATATTGATATCGTAGAGGGGAGAGCTAATGTGGAACTTGTCAGCTCGCTCCTTAGAGTAGTACGCACCCATGACAACGTCGGCTTCCCCTTTCTCACCCATGGCCAGGGCTCGTTTCCAAGGCAGAAATTGAATGGATGCTTGATGACCTGCTCTTTCAAATGCCTCTTGAACGATCTCTGTAATAACCCCTTTGTTTTTCAGTTTGGGTCCGTAGAAAGGTTCCCATTCCAGGGTCACCATACTAACTGATTTGGCAAGTAGGCTTGAAGATAGTAAAGCGGAAAGAAAGAATAGGCTTGAGTATAAGCTACGAAGGGTCACTCTGATGTCCTCCAAATGTCTCTGTGGTGCGTAATTATTATATTCTCTGAAACTAAGAGCTAGGTAGTGGAGGAAGTAAGTATTCTGAAGGAATGTTTTCGAAGGTCTACGCTTAGTACCCGCAGACTTCCTTATGGATTTCAGCCTGCCGCTTGATGTTTGCTGTAACCAAGTTGTTCCTGCTATCTTCTTCCAGCTTTGCAAACCTTTGAATTATGTCATCAGCAACGACATCTCTGTCAGATAATAGTGGAGAGACCTCGACCTTTAGATCTCTGGCTGGGAAATCTTGATCTATAAATTGAAGAGCCTCATCCTGCCATAAAACCCGTATTCTTCGAATCGGTCGATCATCGACTGGCAGGCGATAGCTGAGGCAGTACTGATAGCTATTCCTATTGCAGCTATCTGTCTCTTGGGGTCTTATTGTAAAGGTATTACCGAATTCGTCTTGGAGCAAAAATTTCGGTGAAGTTGAGTCAGTATTCGAAGTTGCCTTGATTGCATAGTGGTAACGCACACCCAATTGATGGCTCTCGTATGAAAAGGCCAGCACCTGGCCTTTAGTATAGGGTTGAATGAACTCCAGGCATTCATAGTGCTTGCTTGAGACAACTGGGCTCTGTGGAATCCAAGCTTTTTGGAGTGGATTGGTTTGGCAAGCACACCAAAGAATCGAAGGAATAATAAGACTCAACGTGCGATAATCCATGATGCCCTCAGAATCTCTATTGCCCAAGTTACATTTTAGGTGACTTTTCGCTAAAAAGCCACCTTGGGCAGTTCGATTCTATAGGGTTTGGGTGTCGCAGGCACAGAGAAGGTCGCCGCCGAGCGGTGGAAACCAAGTGGTATTAGTCGGGGTTTGATCCCAATAGATCTTGCTACCCCACTTATAACAGCCAAGACCAAAGCCAGTGTCCACGGTCTCTACCTGTAAAGTGTTATCACCGTTGATCTTACGATATAGCATACCACAGGTGTTGATATTACTAGGCTGCATACTGCCAATGACGTTCAAGGTATTGATATGGGGTGTTGAGTTAACTTGACCACAAGTATAGGCACATGATGTGCTGGTCTTGAAGTAGCAGATCCCATCCAAGGTTTCCCCAGTGGAGCAATCCTGAGTAGGAAGAGGAATCTCTTCTACAAAGGCGGTGGTGACTAGGGCATCTAGCTCACTCACTTCGTTCACGTATTCGTAGACAAAGGTTGAGTTGTTGATGGCCTGGCGAATGGTGTTTGCGTCTTCTGCGCCGCTATAAGTAAATAAGATGTCCCAGTAACGACGGTTCTCGGGAAGTTTCTTGCTCACTGATACCGTACTGAACTCTGGAGCGACTTGAACTTCATAGAAGGCCCAAGCGTTCTCTGGAGTTGCGGCTCGTTTATCAGCACCGTCGGTTAAGTGGCAACCGACATCAACCTCGGTGTCACGCATGTCATTGATGGAGCAGAATATTGAATATCCGGGGAGGCCAGCACCTTGCTCAGATGGCCTATCGGCCTTGTTAGAGGTGGCTGCTGTAGCATTAATGGCTTGATTTCTATCGCCGTCTCCCTGGAGACTGCCACTACCATTATCACAGGACGTGATTAGTAGTAGGAAGAGCAAACTTATTTGTCGTAACATCTCTACCTCTAACTCAGTGTGTTTTGGTCCGCATTAGGTATCGGATATTTTATGTCAAAACTTTAATCCGATTCGATAGATTAGTTAAATTAGAGAGCTATGAGTGGGAGTGCGCCTCTATAGTTTCTGGACCCAGTCGATTTTTGTAAGGTCGCTAGCCACCCCAAGGGCATCTTGGCTTTGATTCAGAGACAGGCGGTTGCTGAGGGAAAGGTACTCATGAAAGGTTAATGCTGCGAGATCTTTATATCGATTTCGGTGAAGCCAGCGGGTCACGGCAAGCCAGGCCAGTAGCTCCTTATCGATATTTCGAATGGAGCGAAGTTTAGGAAGAACTTTCTTCAGGGTTCCCAGCCTGCTGCTGATCGGTATTTCCTTATCATATGCTGCCTCCACTGCTTGGCAAACCGCATAAAGGATGGGGTAGTGCTTTAGCCTCACCTCTTTATACTGGGCAAGAGAGCTCAATTTCGGGAGTTTATTAAACCACTGAGTGCTTGGTAAGCATCTCAACCACAGAAAGCACTCTAGGAGATAGCTGGTGTGGTAATGAGGCTGCCCTCTCTTGCAAAGTTTCGTAAGCCCTAGTGGGTTCTCAGAGGCAATCATCTCAAGGCAGGTCTTTTCCCAAATAAGTTCCGTGCGATAGGGAGAGTTGTCATCAAGCTGAGCCATGTATTGATCGCAAAGCTTCAGGGCTGCATCGCGTCGGCTAGCCAATCGCAGAGAACGAACTCGGTTCAGCTGACTCTTCATGATTGTTTGTTGGCTTTCCGAGTCAGACTCAGCTTTATCGAAGTATGCATTTGCGAGGTGTGAGTGACCGAGGCGAAGGGAATAAATGCCCATTCCTAGCTCTCTGGTAGCAATCATCTCTGGGGTATCATTGGAAAGGTTGGCGCTTATTTGCTGTTCCCACAAAGCTTCCAGAAATTCACCATTCGATAAGTGAATCTCTGATAGAACAAGGTGAAGCTCCCCATAAAGAAAGCTAACCTGAGATTTGCCTGGCTTGATACCGCTCACCCGAAGAATCGCATAGGCCATGTCGGTGAGGTCTACAATCTGTTTGCGGTTCAGACCCCCAAATCGCATATGGTGGAACAAGGCGGAAATGATGAGGATAAAGCGTTTGAGAAAACTCATGGGGTCGAGAGCAAGATCTAACTCTTTAATTTCATTCATAATAAAGTCAAGCTTTGCATCGAGGCCTTCATTGGCCACAATGGTATCAAGAAGTGACTTGGTCTCAAGTTTCACCTCTTCAACGGTCTTTTTTCGCCAGACTTCTTTAGCGGAAGCAGCCAAAATTTGGTCCTCTATGGGGATGGTTGCGAGGAGTTCATCGGTATAATTTAGATTTAGCTTAAGATAGGGTTGCGAGGCTTCAGGATTACAAGATTGCCGGATGGGATACTGGGAGGAGTTTTTAGGACTCCCCCAATATGCATCGAAACAGCTCGATCATCTCTAGTTGACGCTGTTGTCCTTAGCCTTAAGGGCTGTGAACTGCTGGTCGAGGTTCGTGGACCGCTCGATATCCTTCAAGTCAGGTGCAAGAAAAATCGATGTTGCAACCGCAGCAGCAACAAAGGTTGCAAAGCTGATGGTGCCAGCTGAAATTTTCATGAATCTTGGTAGAGCAATTAAGTAGCGACCCAAAGAGATCGTGCGATTCTTACTCGCAGAAAGAAATTGAATGCTAGCTTCAAACGCTCGTTTAGCAAATGGATAGGCTCCCAATTGTGCCATGCTGTAGTCCTCCCAGTCAGTGTACTATGTCTGTTCAGTTCAAGTTATTAAGCTCATGTGATGTGGCTTATGCTCTACGGGATTTGTGCATGAAGCATACCATGGGAACAGTCGAATTTTTCTTGGGGAATTCTTTCTGGGTGTAACGAATCTCGTTTCTGTGAACCTTACTCTCTCGAATAAATTTTTTAAAAAACTCTGTGTGACGGGCCTCAGTAAAGGGCCCCGTTGGCCTCAATTTGAATCTATGAAAATCGCAAATCAAGAGTGCAAGGAAACTCTGGCCTTGAGATCTTCGGTTCAACGAAAATCTCGCCCACATGCTGTCCCATAGCTTGAAACCGTGCTAGACGCCGACCTTCCGCCTCGTTCTCATTGACCGGCAAGGTATCATAGTTGCGACCTCCAGGGTGGGCTGCATGGATGGTGCAGGAACCCAAAGACTGCTGACAGCGAGAATCCACGAGATCGAAAACTAAGGGCGTGTGTACGGGTACTGTGGGGTGTAAGCCATGCGGCGGCCTCCATGCTTTATAGCGGACGCCGGCAACGTACGTTCCCTCCTCATTACAACGCTGCAAAGGAACTTCTTTTCGATTACAGCTTAAAACGTGATGAGGCCTCATATCTCCTGATACCATAACCTGCAATCGCTGTACTGATGAGTCAACGGCGCGGCTAACGGTGCCTTGATATGACTCTTCCCCCAACACATGCCATGGCTCCAGCGCAACACGGAACTCAATGTGAATGCCTTGCACGTTTATTTGTCCAATGATCGGAAATCGGAACTCGAAGTGAGCGCGGAACCAATCGAGCTGAATGGGATAGCCGTCACGGTTGATTTGGGCGACGACATCCTCAAAATCACTCCACACATAGTAAGGCAGCATGAAACGATCGTGGAGTTGGTTATGCCAACGGACAAGTTTTTCTACACAAGGCTTTTGCCAGAACTTAGCGATACAAGCTCGTATGAAGAGAGCCTGGACCAAGCTCATCTGAGGATGAGGTGGCATCTCAAAGCCACGCATCTCTACTAATCCCAGCCGACCCGTTTCACTATCAGGAGTGAAGAGTTTGTCGATGCAGAATTCCGTGCGATGGGTGTTGCCTGTCATATCCACTAAGATATTGCGGAACACGCGATCGATCAGCCAGTAGGGCATGGTCTCATTTGCTGGTGGCATATTAGAGAAAGCTAACTCTAGTTCGTAAAGTGAATCGTGGCGAGCTTCATCAATCCGTGGTGCCTGGCTTGTGGGGCCGATAAAGAGCGATGAGAAAAGGTATGACAGGCTTGGGTGGTTTTGCCAAAAAGTTAGAAGGCTTCGAAGCAGATCGGGCCGCCTAAGAAAAGGGCTGTCCGCAGGAGTTTCTCCTCCGAGGACGATGTGATTACCACCACCCGTACCAACCCTCTGGCCATCGATAAGGAATTTTTCAGCAGTCAACCGACTAAGGCGGGCCTGCTCATAGACATGGCTTGTTAATTGGCTCAATTCAACCCAGGTTTTGCTAGGTGGCACATTCACTTCAATGACGCCCGGATCTGGGGTGATTTTAAAGGAATCAATGCGAAGATCGTGAGGTGGTGGATAGCCTTCGATGCAAATTCTAGTGGATGTTTCTTGAGCTACCAATTCCAATGAGCAAATTTGATCCAAAAAAGGCTCGATTAAGCTTATAGGCGGAAGGAAAACATAAAGTACACCATCGCGAACTTCCAGGCAAAGGGCTGTTCTCACTTTGCCTACAGGATCAGATTCGAAATAGGAGTACTTGGAATCTTTTTGTGACTGCTCACGGCGTTTCTTGGCAGCCTTCGCAAGTTTGTCCCACGAATCAAGCTCTTCCAAGGGAGCTAAAGGGGTGGGTGTTGGGTCGGCATCGATCTGATCAATGCTGACAAATGGTAGGTTTTGAGTTGGTAGACGTAGGCCAATTGGTGAGTCACCGGCATTGAGCAACAAGTGTTCGGTTCTAAATTGCCAACGATTGGTAATCCACTGCTCCCTAGAGAAGGAGTACTTGATGGGTAAAACGTATCCCGCTGGTGTATCCAGACCTTTGTAAAGAAGCGATTGCAGCCGTCGCCTTTCCGTCGCCTCGTAGAGGCTGGCTTTTAGAATATCCCCTTCGATGGGAAGCTGGCCTTCCTTCCAAAGGTAGTAAGGTGTGTCTTCATATGCAGGCAAAATCCCCTCTGAGGGCACGGCCAAGTGCTTGGCCAGTGACTAGCAAACCGTAGAGCATCTTTGTGTGTTTGGGCCTTGTCCGCAGCTTCGCCACTCATGAGGCTTGCGTCTTGCCACATAGCTTGGCCGTCTTTGCGCCAATAGCAGTTCATGGACCAGCGGGGTAGAATCTCTCCAGGATACCACTTGCCCTGCCCATGATGAACCAAGCCATGCTTGCCATAGATCCCTTGCAAGCGCTTGAATAGGGTCTGGCTCAGTGCTTTTTTCTGCGGACCTAGAGCTTCGAGCTGCCATTCGCTGCTTTCTCGATCATCAATCGAAACAAAAGTCGGCTCGCCACCCATGGTAAGTCTGACATCTTGGTTCATAAGGTCCTGATCGATCTGCCTTCCAAGCTGGTCGATGGCCCGCCACTGCTGCTCTGAATAGGGTTTCGTGATGCGCGGGTCTTCGTGAATCCGTGTCACCTTCATGTGATGTTCCATGGTAGCTTCGCATGGATCTAAGGCTCCACTTATAGGCGCTGCGCTACTAGGGTTCGGCGTGCAGCATAGAGGCAGGTGCCCCTCCCCTGTGAGTAATCCTGAAGTCGGATCGAAACCGACCCAACCAGCTCCTGGCAAAAAGACCTCGGTCCAGGCATGAAGATCTGTAAAATCTTCGGTGGTGCCTGATGGGCCATCGAGGCTCTTGACATCAGCTATCAGTTGAATCAAATATCCGGAACAGAAGCGGGTCGCCAATCCCAGGTGTCGAAGGACCTGACACAATAGCCAAGCCATGTCTCGGCAAGACCCACTTTTTAAAGATAAAGTTTGTTCGCAGGTCTGTACCCCAGGCTCCATACGAATCAGATAGCTCAGCTCTTTTTCAAGCCGTTGATTGATATCGATGAGGAAGTCTATTGATGGTGCCTCCCGATTAATTTTGATCGAGTTGACAAACTTTTTGAGAAGGGGCCCAGCCTCCTTAATCTCTAAGTAAGGGGTTAACTCAGCCTTTAGAGCTGTATCATAGGAAAAGGGAAAGTGCTTGGCAGAATCTTCAAGGAAGAAGTCGAATGGATTAAATACCCGGATTTCAGCGGTGAGCCCAACCTCTACGTGTAGCTGCTTAACCTTTTCAGGGAAAACCGCCCTTGCTAAATAATTGCCAAAAGGATCTTGCTGCCAATTGAGAAAATGCTTGTTGGGTGTTATCTTCAGCGAATATGAGTGAACCGGCGTGCGGCAGTGAGGCGCTGGTTTTAGTCGAACGACCTGTGGCCCTAGACTAATAAGCCTGTCGTACTGATAAGAGGTTGTATGCTGCAGAGCGACGATCATACCCATGAGAACCTACCTTGCAAGATTGGACGAATTGGGGCCAAATTAACATAAACGGATTTTTTGAAAGCAGAATTTAGCGTGACCCATGGCGGGTTGATGCATCGTTCTTAGCAAGTATGTAAGGTGGACCATGAGTGATTTTCTGGTGATGAGTTTTGACAGTTTAAGCTCTCCGTCTATTTTTTTGGAAAACCTTCGTGATGTACCTCACGCAAAACGATCCGGTTGGGGGGTTGCATGGTATCCTCACGATGGACCAGCAGCATCCATTGTCAAAGACTCATCGTCTAAAGACGCTACCGACCTGGCGAGTACCTTGAGCAATTGGGATAACTTTAGCTCGACCACATTTTTATGCAAGGTTCGTGGTGGTGCGAAGCGTTACACCCATCAAAATACCCAGCCGTTTAGCAGAACCTATGGAGGACGCGACTGGCTATTTATGCATAACGGCGAGCTAGATCGTGGCTCTCTTCAAGAAAAAGTCATGGCAGACAACTCTCAGTTTCTTCTGCCGATGGGGGATACCGATTCCGAGTTGATCTTTTGCTATATCTTGGGAAAAATGGCTCAACACCAATATCTAACCCTGAGTGATGCCCCTTGGGAAACGCTCCGATCTTGGCTCCAAGAACTTGAAGAGTTTGGTACGATCAACATTGCAATCTCAGACACGCGCCATACGGTGCTTTACCACGGCCAAGTGTTCGAGGATAAACTTTTTTACACCAGGGTTTGCCCACCCCATGACGAGCTGAAGTATCATTCTACAGAAGTTCACATCCTCCTCGATCGGCCCACTGATACCAATCGCACCTTGGTGATGGCAAGCTCTACCAATTTTCCCCAGGGAGATTGGGAGGAAGTCGCACCAGGGCAACTGGTGGTTGTCAGACTTGGTGCCATTCAATACATCACCACTGACAATTCTCCAAACCAAGAGAACCATCAAGGGACAGGTCAGGATTCGCCTCATCACAGCAGCGTTAGCTCTGAGCCGCTGGAGTCTTTGATGACGCTGGATCCCAGCTCGTCGACTCGAATGCCAAAGATCATCAATGTGAAATCAATCACGCGAACTCTTGATGGTAAGCCTTTGACGTATCGTTCCTATCGCATCCGGCACATCACAAACTACCGCTATAAAAAAGCTGTCGAGCAAAGTTCCCATATCATTCGCCTTCATCCTGTAGAAGATGAAGTTCAGGAAGTCGTTCAATCAACGCTAGAGGTTACGGTTCCGGGGGATCAGCTTTCATACGAAGATGTTTTTGGTAATCAATCGATTCACCTTCGCCTCGACGGCCCATACGATGAACTATCGTTTATTAGTGAAAGTAAAATCAAGATTTATGCGCGCTCCATCGACGACTTCAGCTCCTCGATGCGCCGCGTATCAATACCCCTGGTGTGGTGCCCTGGCAACGGCAAATGATGTCGCCTTACCTGCTGCCTCCAGAGCTGCCGGAAACCCAGCTTCGCGAGTTAACGGACTTTGCGATGAGTTTTGTCGAGCGCAACGATTATAATCTTTTAGAAACACTCAATGATATGAATCGAAGGATCTTCAAAGACTTTAAGTATGTCAGTGGCTCGACGACCAATCTAACCACACCCTTTGATGTCTTTGTCAGTCGCAAGGGAGTCTGTCAGGACTTTGCTAATCTATTTATCTGTCTCTGCCGCTTGCTTAGTATTCCTGCGCGCTATCGTGTTGGCTATATTTTCACTGGTGGCGCTTATGAGGAACGATTGGAGCAGGCAGATGCCTCTCATGCTTGGGCTGAAGTTTATCTACCCTACACTGGCTGGCGGGGCTTCGATCCGACCAACGGGGCAACTGCCGCCCAAGACCACATTCGTGTGGCCTGTGGGCGTAATTACCTAGATGCAACTCCCACCGGCGGCACGATTTTTAAAGGTGGTGGGGGCGAAACCCTCAAAGTTGAGGTTCGAGTAGAGCAAACCGAGGATTCTTAAAACGTTTCGGCCTTGGCAATCTTAAAACGGATCTGCTAAGGTCGGCCCTGGATCATCGAAAAAATTTATAGCAGAGGCCAATGCCATGCGATTTGATAACCACCAACTCGATCAGTTCTACGATGAACTCTTCCAGGAAAATGGAAGTCCGAGGCCTGGCAGCAAACCGATCATCGACCAAATCAATGCCTTACCCACCGGAGATTTAAAAAAGCGACAGAAGGCGGCAGAGATGCACCTTCTGCAAGCGGGTATAACGTTTAATGTTTATGGCAGTCGCAAAGGTAAGGAGAAAATTTTCCCCTTCGATATCATTCCCAGAGTGATAC
Proteins encoded:
- a CDS encoding substrate-binding periplasmic protein, whose product is MTLRSLYSSLFFLSALLSSSLLAKSVSMVTLEWEPFYGPKLKNKGVITEIVQEAFERAGHQASIQFLPWKRALAMGEKGEADVVMGAYYSKERADKFHISSPLYDINIRIIGQKKTGITRYNSLKELKKYKIGISRGFANGDEFDAATYLQKQVAKSPELNIKKLINGRLDFVVMAEGIFSYELARYEASHPVKGEFVFLDPILSANKLYILASKKLTNSKKLIDAFNLGLKKIMDDGTYRKILISHGFSHQA
- a CDS encoding class II glutamine amidotransferase; amino-acid sequence: MSDFLVMSFDSLSSPSIFLENLRDVPHAKRSGWGVAWYPHDGPAASIVKDSSSKDATDLASTLSNWDNFSSTTFLCKVRGGAKRYTHQNTQPFSRTYGGRDWLFMHNGELDRGSLQEKVMADNSQFLLPMGDTDSELIFCYILGKMAQHQYLTLSDAPWETLRSWLQELEEFGTINIAISDTRHTVLYHGQVFEDKLFYTRVCPPHDELKYHSTEVHILLDRPTDTNRTLVMASSTNFPQGDWEEVAPGQLVVVRLGAIQYITTDNSPNQENHQGTGQDSPHHSSVSSEPLESLMTLDPSSSTRMPKIINVKSITRTLDGKPLTYRSYRIRHITNYRYKKAVEQSSHIIRLHPVEDEVQEVVQSTLEVTVPGDQLSYEDVFGNQSIHLRLDGPYDELSFISESKIKIYARSIDDFSSSMRRVSIPLVWCPGNGK
- a CDS encoding transglutaminase-like domain-containing protein, whose translation is MMSPYLLPPELPETQLRELTDFAMSFVERNDYNLLETLNDMNRRIFKDFKYVSGSTTNLTTPFDVFVSRKGVCQDFANLFICLCRLLSIPARYRVGYIFTGGAYEERLEQADASHAWAEVYLPYTGWRGFDPTNGATAAQDHIRVACGRNYLDATPTGGTIFKGGGGETLKVEVRVEQTEDS
- a CDS encoding response regulator, which gives rise to MKKILCVKDHHCNDEFIAQSFSKQGMKVAKAYGFQESFHIMRTFVPDAVLVDIKSLEEESGKQFVQNLRDNNRLSHIPIVGIFDCDLPEDLTRYRTWGCDEFFSKEQDLADISRLVNQVIEQSQLKIPKILLMEDDPDLKNILKDALEPIGVAVIDVCNGFDAIRIFKNQKFDMLITDIMVKGLNGFQLIEMVSKEAPDIPIIVITGAYPKGFDSFATKLGINTHFQKPFDMELFAGSIAEILQNQRDVAQKISMEL